From the Halalkalicoccus sp. CGA53 genome, one window contains:
- a CDS encoding 5,10-methylenetetrahydromethanopterin reductase, with translation MIGVELTPEHPVERMAELGTAAEAASFEAALASCHYNNRDPFVALSRIARETETIRLGPGVANPYEVHPVSLASRVATLSETSGGRAVFGIGPGDRSTLSSLGVEQERPLRRVLEAFNVAADLFSGERVDHDGTFSAESAALNFEVGDIPIYVGAQGPHMLRMSAKHADGVLYNGAHPEDVAWAAGQVERGLEERPDERGSFDFTVFASTSVAAEREAAVEAARPPVAFIASGAAPPVLDRHGIDAERAEEIGERLSAGSFSEAFSLVTGPMIEAFCVAGTPAEVESRFDAILETSDGIVVGSPLGPDLEEAISLTGDALSR, from the coding sequence GTGATCGGGGTCGAGCTCACGCCCGAGCACCCGGTCGAGCGGATGGCCGAGTTGGGCACCGCGGCGGAGGCGGCCAGCTTCGAGGCCGCGCTCGCGAGCTGTCACTACAACAACCGCGACCCGTTCGTCGCGCTCTCCCGGATCGCCCGCGAGACGGAGACGATCCGACTGGGTCCGGGCGTCGCGAACCCCTACGAGGTCCATCCCGTCTCGCTCGCCTCGCGGGTCGCCACGCTCTCCGAGACGAGCGGCGGCCGCGCGGTCTTCGGGATCGGGCCCGGGGACCGTTCGACGCTCTCGTCGCTCGGCGTCGAGCAGGAGCGCCCGCTCCGGCGAGTGCTGGAGGCGTTCAACGTGGCTGCGGACCTCTTCTCCGGCGAACGGGTCGACCACGACGGGACGTTCTCCGCCGAGAGTGCGGCGCTCAACTTCGAGGTGGGCGATATCCCGATCTACGTCGGGGCGCAGGGTCCGCATATGCTCAGGATGAGCGCGAAACACGCCGACGGCGTCCTCTACAACGGTGCCCATCCCGAGGACGTCGCCTGGGCGGCGGGACAGGTCGAACGGGGTCTAGAGGAGCGGCCCGACGAACGTGGGTCGTTCGACTTCACGGTCTTCGCGAGCACGAGCGTCGCAGCCGAGCGGGAGGCGGCGGTCGAGGCCGCCCGGCCGCCGGTGGCGTTCATCGCGAGCGGGGCCGCTCCCCCGGTGCTGGATCGCCACGGTATCGACGCCGAGCGCGCCGAGGAGATCGGCGAGCGCCTCTCGGCGGGGTCGTTCTCGGAGGCGTTCTCCCTCGTTACGGGACCGATGATCGAGGCGTTCTGCGTCGCCGGGACGCCGGCGGAGGTGGAGAGCCGGTTCGACGCGATTCTCGAGACGTCTGACGGGATCGTGGTGGGATCGCCACTGGGACCGGATCTGGAGGAGGCGATCTCGCTCACCGGTGACGCGCTCTCCCGATGA
- a CDS encoding YqjF family protein — MAPVVSLRVRDVVFCHWPVDTDQVRRRLPNGLEPATYDDSAWVSVVALAVDGVRPFGVPVGGRSFAQLNLRTYTSGGREEGVYFLALATGDPLSAVPGRYLFGLPYAHADLSHTAGDGDVTVRCRADDRTLFSGRFECGGTPYRAEEGSLDAFLVERYRYVADTRFGRLVEGEIDHHPWELLPAEAVGEVDADGLFRREGLSPPGTDPRCACARSLRIRVERPQSLSR, encoded by the coding sequence ATGGCTCCGGTCGTGTCGCTCCGGGTGCGCGACGTGGTCTTCTGTCACTGGCCGGTCGACACGGACCAGGTGCGGCGACGGCTCCCGAACGGACTCGAACCGGCGACGTACGACGACAGCGCCTGGGTGAGCGTCGTCGCCCTCGCGGTCGACGGCGTGCGGCCGTTCGGCGTTCCCGTCGGCGGGAGGTCGTTCGCACAGCTCAACCTCCGGACCTACACGAGTGGCGGACGCGAGGAAGGGGTCTACTTCCTCGCGCTCGCCACGGGCGACCCGCTCTCGGCGGTTCCCGGTCGATACCTGTTCGGCCTGCCGTACGCCCACGCGGATCTCTCGCACACCGCCGGCGACGGCGACGTGACGGTTCGGTGCCGAGCGGACGACCGGACGCTCTTCTCCGGTCGGTTCGAGTGCGGTGGAACACCGTACCGTGCGGAAGAGGGCTCACTCGACGCCTTCCTCGTGGAACGGTACCGGTACGTCGCGGACACCCGGTTCGGCCGCCTCGTCGAGGGAGAGATAGACCACCACCCGTGGGAGTTGCTCCCCGCCGAGGCTGTCGGTGAGGTCGACGCGGACGGGCTGTTCCGGCGCGAGGGGCTCAGCCCACCCGGGACCGACCCGCGGTGTGCGTGCGCCCGGTCGCTCCGGATACGCGTCGAACGACCGCAATCGCTCTCCCGGTGA
- a CDS encoding metallophosphoesterase family protein: MSDTHVPSRAARLPPWVDDLLPEVDHVIHAGDFDSPEAYDRIDERATDLTAVRGNTDPPSLGLPRVATLDVEEVRFVVTHGDGPTHSYRDRVAETAAANAEGTTVGVSGHTHAIHDDRVDGIRLLNPGSASGAMPARRQSVLLVEVDGESVTVTRRERER, encoded by the coding sequence ATGAGCGACACACACGTCCCCTCGCGGGCGGCCCGACTCCCGCCGTGGGTGGACGACCTGCTCCCCGAGGTCGACCACGTGATCCACGCCGGGGACTTCGACTCGCCGGAGGCGTACGACCGGATCGACGAGCGAGCGACCGACCTCACCGCGGTCAGGGGTAACACCGACCCACCGTCGCTCGGCCTGCCCCGGGTCGCCACGCTCGACGTCGAGGAGGTCCGCTTCGTCGTCACCCACGGCGACGGGCCGACACACTCCTACCGGGATCGGGTCGCCGAGACCGCCGCGGCGAACGCCGAGGGGACGACCGTCGGCGTCTCGGGGCACACCCACGCCATCCACGACGATCGCGTCGACGGGATCAGGCTCCTGAACCCGGGGAGCGCGAGCGGTGCCATGCCGGCGCGACGACAGAGCGTACTCCTCGTCGAGGTCGACGGTGAGTCGGTCACGGTGACGCGAAGGGAGCGCGAGCGATAG
- the ddh gene encoding D-2-hydroxyacid dehydrogenase, with translation MQIDRLGVHDSVVGVFPPERLVSTLSEVHPDVSVVGDDEIGEYDGIVTLAHRDAFFEVEWVHSIQAGYDRFPLSEFEDAGTTLTNSAGIHGTSVGETVLGYLLSFARRHHRYRDFQHEPVWRRPAWDEAFTLSSESLCVVGLGTIGTGIAERATALGMEVAGVRRSGEQVEGVSRVYTPDELHEAVSDATFVAVSVPLSGETERLIDADVLGAMSEESYLINVSRGSVVDEDALIEALESDGIRGAALDVFEVEPLPHDSPLWGMDEVIVTPHASAYTREYYEDVAGLVTDNLRRIEDGDDLTNRLV, from the coding sequence ATGCAGATCGATCGCCTCGGGGTCCACGACTCCGTCGTCGGCGTCTTCCCGCCCGAACGGCTCGTATCGACGCTTTCGGAGGTCCATCCCGACGTCTCGGTCGTCGGCGACGACGAGATCGGCGAGTACGACGGGATCGTCACCCTCGCACACCGCGACGCCTTCTTCGAGGTCGAGTGGGTCCACTCGATCCAGGCGGGCTACGACCGCTTTCCCCTCTCGGAGTTCGAGGACGCGGGGACGACCCTCACGAACAGCGCGGGCATCCACGGGACGAGCGTCGGCGAGACGGTGCTGGGCTACCTCCTCTCGTTCGCCCGTCGCCACCACCGCTACCGGGACTTCCAGCACGAACCGGTCTGGCGCCGGCCCGCCTGGGACGAGGCCTTCACCCTCTCCAGCGAGTCGCTCTGCGTCGTCGGCCTCGGCACCATCGGGACCGGGATCGCCGAGCGAGCGACCGCGCTCGGGATGGAGGTCGCCGGCGTCCGCCGCTCGGGCGAACAGGTCGAGGGCGTCTCGCGGGTCTACACTCCCGACGAGCTCCACGAGGCGGTCTCGGATGCGACGTTCGTCGCCGTCTCCGTACCGCTGTCGGGCGAGACCGAACGGCTGATCGACGCCGACGTCCTCGGGGCCATGAGCGAGGAGAGCTACCTGATCAACGTCTCGCGGGGATCGGTCGTCGACGAGGACGCGCTGATCGAGGCCCTCGAATCGGACGGAATCAGGGGGGCCGCCCTCGACGTCTTCGAGGTCGAGCCGCTGCCACACGACTCGCCGCTGTGGGGGATGGACGAGGTGATCGTCACGCCCCACGCCTCGGCGTACACCCGCGAGTACTACGAGGACGTGGCGGGGCTCGTAACGGACAACCTCCGACGGATCGAGGACGGCGACGACCTGACGAACCGACTCGTCTGA
- a CDS encoding translation initiation factor eIF-2B: MADTVHPVIRHRSELLLRDGSIPTATGEDLESAIGDALSELGLADACELVRVGDPIVGGRPCLFDCTTRTDGEWVSPADLDPEGWAVYEVVGPTVETVRDDRSHGAAYVSVRALEVLRDRAVAAGRGNGGDEGWGDLVSVAERLLDARPTMAVVENRIDRAMAAASEGQTSGALLRAATEELDRAWDADRRAAREAAALLGDRVLTLSRSGTVFEAIRKASVESAVVLESRPGNEGVGVAERLASEGLDVTLTFDGRVAGVLGDADTVLVGADSVLADGTVVNKVGTHTAAVVAERYDVPVYAVAATDKVRVGPVDLEEGNRSALYEGSAALTVLAEIFEEVPPELFVGVVTEEGVLDERAIERVAEEHKRRAQWRR; this comes from the coding sequence ATGGCCGACACCGTCCACCCCGTGATCCGTCACCGGAGCGAGCTGCTCCTCCGCGACGGTTCGATCCCGACGGCGACCGGCGAGGACCTCGAATCGGCGATCGGCGACGCGCTCTCGGAGCTCGGTCTCGCGGACGCCTGCGAACTCGTCCGGGTCGGCGACCCGATCGTGGGTGGCCGGCCGTGTCTGTTCGACTGCACCACGAGAACCGACGGCGAGTGGGTCTCTCCGGCCGATCTCGATCCGGAGGGATGGGCGGTCTACGAGGTCGTCGGTCCCACGGTCGAGACGGTCCGTGACGACCGGAGCCACGGCGCGGCGTACGTCTCGGTTCGCGCGCTCGAGGTGCTCCGCGACCGGGCGGTCGCCGCAGGGAGAGGAAACGGGGGGGACGAGGGGTGGGGCGACCTCGTCTCGGTCGCAGAGCGCCTGCTCGACGCCCGACCGACGATGGCCGTCGTCGAGAACCGTATCGACCGCGCGATGGCGGCCGCGAGCGAGGGACAGACGTCGGGAGCGCTCCTCCGTGCGGCGACCGAGGAACTCGATCGGGCGTGGGACGCGGACCGACGCGCCGCCCGCGAGGCCGCCGCGCTCCTCGGGGACCGGGTGCTCACCCTCTCGCGGTCGGGCACGGTGTTCGAGGCGATCCGGAAGGCGAGCGTGGAGAGCGCGGTCGTCCTCGAATCCCGACCGGGGAACGAGGGCGTCGGCGTCGCGGAACGCCTCGCGAGCGAGGGCCTCGACGTGACGCTCACCTTCGACGGGCGGGTCGCGGGCGTTCTCGGGGACGCCGACACCGTGCTCGTCGGGGCCGATTCGGTGCTCGCCGACGGCACGGTCGTGAACAAGGTCGGCACCCACACCGCGGCCGTCGTCGCGGAACGGTACGACGTGCCGGTCTACGCGGTCGCCGCGACCGACAAGGTCCGGGTGGGGCCGGTCGATCTGGAGGAAGGCAACCGATCGGCGCTCTACGAGGGGAGTGCGGCCCTGACGGTCCTCGCGGAGATCTTCGAGGAGGTGCCTCCGGAGCTGTTCGTCGGGGTCGTCACCGAGGAGGGCGTCCTCGACGAGCGCGCGATCGAACGGGTCGCGGAGGAACACAAGCGACGGGCCCAGTGGCGTCGGTGA
- a CDS encoding PaaI family thioesterase, giving the protein MAEAPPGTGEESAALTIEFDRKEYERLQSVTDDLAGLVREATLHRVEVEDVEVEEAVAFTREGGFRGPDGFARMASDDYPTWPLGGLLGLELLSMGDGESRWALDVGPEHENPMGTVHGGVLCDVGDAALSTADMSTVGADESFTTVELTVNFLRPVWTGRLEAVGRVLHKGRTIGVAECEITNEEGKSVARLSGTCMTLRETSADRITPAES; this is encoded by the coding sequence ATGGCCGAGGCACCACCGGGGACGGGCGAGGAATCGGCGGCCCTGACGATCGAGTTCGACCGAAAGGAGTACGAGCGGTTACAGTCCGTGACGGACGACCTGGCCGGGCTGGTTCGTGAGGCCACGCTTCACCGTGTCGAGGTGGAGGATGTCGAGGTGGAGGAGGCGGTCGCGTTCACGCGGGAGGGTGGTTTCCGCGGACCGGACGGGTTCGCCAGGATGGCGAGCGACGACTACCCCACGTGGCCGCTGGGGGGGCTACTCGGTCTCGAACTCCTGTCGATGGGCGACGGCGAGTCACGGTGGGCACTCGACGTCGGGCCGGAGCACGAGAACCCCATGGGGACGGTCCACGGCGGCGTCCTCTGTGACGTCGGCGACGCCGCCCTGAGCACCGCGGACATGAGCACCGTCGGAGCGGACGAATCGTTCACCACGGTCGAGCTCACGGTGAACTTCCTGCGACCGGTCTGGACCGGACGCCTGGAGGCGGTCGGTCGAGTCCTCCACAAGGGTCGTACGATCGGCGTCGCGGAGTGCGAGATCACGAACGAGGAGGGGAAGTCGGTCGCCCGT
- a CDS encoding coenzyme F420-0:L-glutamate ligase — protein MHLIAVPDLPEVREGDDLGALIGDRIDLDPDDVLCVASTVVSKAEGRSASLSAFPAGPRAREIADRLSGIHDEEKDPRFAQAVLEESVELLMEAPFLLTETRFGHVCVNAGIDRSNTGGADLLLLPRRPTESASRIRDGLEYGNPVIVTDTCGRPFRHGQRGVALGWTGMPASRDWRGEADREGRELGVTVENVIDELAAAANLVTGEGAGGTPAVVVRGFEFGDLGGSDEHFRAVETDFVRQALRGWSYDEGGAEG, from the coding sequence ATGCACCTCATCGCCGTTCCCGACCTGCCGGAGGTCCGCGAGGGCGACGACCTCGGGGCCCTGATCGGGGACCGGATCGACCTCGACCCGGACGACGTCCTCTGCGTCGCGAGCACGGTCGTCTCGAAGGCCGAGGGTCGGAGCGCCTCGCTCTCGGCGTTCCCGGCGGGACCGCGCGCCCGGGAGATCGCGGATCGCTTGTCCGGAATCCACGACGAGGAGAAGGACCCGCGGTTCGCACAGGCAGTGCTGGAAGAGAGCGTCGAACTGCTGATGGAGGCGCCGTTCCTGCTCACGGAGACGCGCTTCGGCCACGTCTGTGTGAACGCCGGGATCGACCGCTCGAACACCGGTGGGGCGGACCTGCTGTTGCTCCCGAGACGACCCACCGAGAGCGCGTCGCGGATCCGCGACGGTCTCGAGTACGGGAACCCGGTGATCGTCACGGACACCTGCGGCCGGCCCTTTCGCCACGGCCAGCGCGGGGTCGCCCTCGGCTGGACGGGGATGCCCGCGAGTCGGGACTGGCGCGGCGAGGCGGATCGAGAGGGGAGAGAGCTCGGGGTGACGGTCGAGAACGTGATCGACGAACTGGCGGCGGCGGCGAACCTCGTGACCGGTGAAGGGGCGGGCGGGACGCCGGCGGTCGTCGTCCGGGGCTTCGAGTTCGGCGATCTCGGGGGCAGCGACGAGCACTTTCGAGCCGTGGAGACCGACTTCGTCCGCCAGGCGCTGCGTGGCTGGTCCTACGACGAGGGGGGTGCGGAAGGGTGA
- a CDS encoding AAA family ATPase, translated as MTDSNPSQSSSARRSEEPLVAQRPEPLSFSEASALAERVVENVERVIVGQRDAIEDVLIALLGRGHVLIEDVPGVGKTMLARSIARSIDCSFRRVQFTPDLLPSDITGANVFNQRTREFEFNEGPVFANVVLGDEINRAPPKAQSALLEAMEETQVTVDGTTHPLPRPFTVIATQNAVEPSRTYELPIAELDRFMKKIHLGYPEERDEIEVLDRVVGAHPIETLEPVAGVDEIRRARESVAAVTVKEPVRVYATRLASYTREHATLGVSPRGTLALLRAAQGRALFSGREYVTPDDVQWEAPTVMGHRIVTDETAEGSLVDRALETVPVP; from the coding sequence ATGACGGATTCGAACCCCTCACAGTCGTCGTCCGCGAGACGCTCGGAGGAGCCGCTGGTCGCACAGCGACCCGAGCCGCTCTCGTTCTCGGAGGCGAGCGCGCTCGCGGAGCGGGTCGTCGAGAACGTCGAACGCGTGATCGTCGGCCAGCGCGACGCGATCGAGGACGTGCTGATCGCGCTGCTCGGCCGTGGCCACGTCCTCATCGAGGACGTCCCCGGGGTAGGGAAGACGATGCTCGCCCGCTCGATCGCCCGGTCGATCGACTGCTCGTTCCGGCGGGTGCAGTTCACCCCCGACCTGCTGCCCTCGGACATCACCGGCGCGAACGTCTTCAACCAGCGGACCCGCGAGTTCGAGTTCAACGAGGGACCGGTGTTCGCGAACGTCGTCCTCGGCGACGAGATCAACCGCGCGCCGCCGAAGGCGCAGTCAGCTCTCCTCGAAGCGATGGAGGAGACGCAGGTGACCGTCGACGGCACCACCCACCCCCTGCCCCGTCCGTTCACCGTCATCGCGACGCAGAACGCGGTCGAGCCGTCTCGCACCTACGAGCTCCCGATCGCCGAACTCGACCGGTTCATGAAGAAGATCCACCTCGGCTACCCCGAGGAGCGAGACGAGATCGAGGTGCTCGATCGGGTCGTCGGGGCACACCCGATCGAGACGCTCGAACCCGTCGCCGGGGTCGACGAGATCAGACGCGCCAGAGAGAGCGTCGCCGCGGTGACGGTGAAGGAGCCGGTGCGGGTCTACGCGACGCGACTGGCCTCCTACACGCGCGAACACGCGACGCTCGGGGTGAGCCCCCGGGGAACGCTCGCGCTGCTCCGCGCGGCACAGGGCCGTGCGCTGTTCTCGGGTCGCGAGTACGTCACCCCGGACGACGTCCAGTGGGAGGCGCCGACGGTGATGGGACATCGGATCGTCACCGACGAGACTGCCGAGGGATCGCTCGTCGACCGGGCGCTCGAGACGGTCCCGGTCCCATGA
- a CDS encoding YqjF family protein: MRWRDGVFCHWPVEPAVVQGRLPDRLDVATHQEKAYLGVVPFVMEAIRPRGLPERLGRSFPELNLRTYVERESGVYFFSLDADDRLSVALARRVFRLPYYRARMRFDRRGERIEIRSRRTSTGVPPAAFDATVEVSGTHRPVERGSLEAFLVENYRFFTESDRGRLYVGEVDHEPWRLATADVTVRENGLFAANGFEKPAEAPICHHARPLEVRADRIRSV; encoded by the coding sequence ATGCGCTGGCGGGACGGCGTCTTCTGTCACTGGCCGGTGGAGCCTGCGGTCGTACAGGGACGACTCCCGGACCGCCTCGACGTGGCGACACACCAGGAAAAGGCGTACCTCGGCGTCGTGCCGTTCGTGATGGAGGCGATCCGGCCGCGGGGCCTACCCGAGAGACTCGGACGGTCGTTCCCCGAACTCAACCTGCGGACCTACGTCGAGCGCGAGTCGGGCGTCTACTTCTTCAGCCTCGACGCCGACGACCGGCTCTCGGTCGCGCTCGCACGGCGGGTCTTTCGTCTGCCGTACTACCGCGCCCGGATGCGCTTCGATCGTCGGGGAGAGCGAATCGAGATCCGGAGCCGGCGGACGAGTACGGGTGTACCGCCGGCGGCGTTCGACGCGACGGTCGAGGTCAGTGGAACACACCGCCCGGTCGAGCGGGGGAGTCTGGAGGCGTTCCTCGTCGAGAACTACCGGTTTTTCACCGAGAGTGATCGCGGACGGCTCTACGTGGGCGAGGTCGACCACGAGCCGTGGCGGCTCGCGACCGCGGACGTGACGGTCCGCGAGAACGGGCTGTTCGCGGCCAACGGGTTCGAGAAGCCGGCGGAAGCGCCGATCTGTCACCACGCGAGGCCGCTCGAGGTGCGTGCCGATCGGATCCGATCGGTCTGA
- a CDS encoding type B DNA-directed DNA polymerase codes for MPFAFDFLEDAVVEWRREGGKVRSRRVEGYRPRIYVAGEERRLETLRERLADERLVVGIGFESWQTEFGSPEPERVLRVTVESHDAPRTLATRILREREIGREPPGTYRLFNVDLAPGFRYCVETGTDPTPGEPLEGLSIRIGERALADEELAGLVLDGEPVEGDEDAVLGTVVRRLERVDPDVLVLSDGGLIPLLSKRALAAGVDLPLGRGPGWRKLAGANTFESYGTVGHSPARYDVPGRAIVDTSNSFLWAESRLDGLLYLVRRSWRPLQEAAWGSIGTILTSIQVRKALDRGVLVPWQKWRPEAFKDVRTLHAADRGGFTFDPEVGLHEGVVEIDFASLYPRIIREYNVSPDTVLCACHEGREDVPELGYNVCDEPGFLPDVLGPLLDDRARYKRRLAETDDEEEAAALRAKSGAIKWILVSCFGYQGYRNAKFGRIECHEAINAIARDLLLRSKEVLEANGWRVVHGIVDSLWVRPDPDRETAALGPVAERISRDTGIALEVEAEYDWVCFVPRRGSNAGALMRYFGRVADEDRYTYRGIECRQRSTPEYVADAQRELVRVLDEHRDPAAVCDRAGRYVRELERGAVPVEELVIRKRVSKRPEEYTRETRTVSALRRYDRHGMARAPGQSVAFVVVDDGASARERVRLPFEAAGYDPAFYRRELLRATESVVSPLGWRLDDIEHHLRGERDASLLSY; via the coding sequence ATGCCGTTCGCGTTCGACTTCCTCGAGGACGCGGTCGTCGAGTGGCGCCGCGAGGGGGGGAAGGTCCGGAGCCGACGGGTCGAGGGCTACCGCCCGAGGATCTACGTCGCGGGCGAGGAGCGTCGTCTCGAGACGCTACGCGAACGACTGGCGGACGAGCGGCTCGTCGTCGGGATCGGGTTCGAGTCGTGGCAGACCGAATTCGGATCGCCCGAACCGGAGCGCGTCCTCCGGGTGACCGTCGAGAGTCACGACGCCCCACGGACGCTCGCGACGCGGATCCTCCGGGAGCGGGAGATCGGTCGAGAGCCGCCGGGGACCTACCGACTGTTCAACGTCGACCTCGCCCCGGGGTTTCGCTACTGCGTCGAGACGGGCACCGACCCGACGCCCGGGGAGCCACTGGAGGGGCTCTCGATCCGGATCGGCGAGCGGGCGCTGGCCGACGAGGAGCTCGCGGGGCTCGTCCTCGACGGCGAACCCGTCGAGGGCGACGAGGACGCCGTGCTCGGTACAGTAGTCCGCCGGCTCGAACGGGTCGACCCGGACGTGCTAGTGCTGAGCGACGGCGGACTGATCCCGCTGTTGTCGAAGCGCGCGCTCGCGGCCGGGGTCGACCTCCCGCTGGGTCGGGGGCCGGGCTGGCGGAAGCTGGCCGGCGCGAACACGTTCGAGAGTTATGGAACCGTGGGCCACTCGCCGGCGCGCTACGACGTCCCCGGCCGAGCGATCGTCGACACCTCGAACAGCTTCCTCTGGGCGGAGTCGCGTCTCGACGGACTCCTCTACCTCGTTCGCCGGTCGTGGCGGCCGCTCCAGGAGGCCGCCTGGGGCTCGATCGGGACGATCCTCACGTCGATCCAGGTCAGAAAGGCGCTCGACAGGGGCGTGCTCGTCCCGTGGCAGAAGTGGCGGCCGGAGGCGTTCAAGGACGTCCGCACGCTGCACGCGGCCGACCGCGGGGGGTTCACGTTCGACCCGGAGGTGGGTCTCCACGAGGGGGTCGTCGAGATCGACTTCGCCTCGCTCTACCCGCGGATCATCCGCGAGTACAACGTCAGCCCCGACACCGTGCTCTGTGCGTGTCACGAGGGACGGGAGGACGTCCCCGAACTCGGGTACAACGTCTGTGACGAGCCGGGCTTCCTCCCCGACGTCCTGGGGCCGCTGCTCGACGACCGCGCCCGGTACAAACGGCGGCTCGCGGAGACCGACGACGAGGAGGAGGCCGCCGCGCTCCGGGCGAAATCCGGGGCGATCAAGTGGATCCTGGTGAGCTGTTTCGGCTACCAGGGCTACCGGAACGCGAAGTTCGGCCGGATCGAGTGTCACGAGGCGATCAACGCGATCGCGCGGGACCTCCTGCTGCGCTCGAAGGAGGTCCTCGAGGCGAACGGGTGGCGGGTCGTCCACGGGATCGTCGACAGCCTCTGGGTGCGGCCGGACCCCGATCGGGAGACGGCGGCGCTCGGACCGGTCGCCGAGCGGATTTCCCGCGATACGGGGATCGCGCTCGAGGTCGAAGCCGAGTACGACTGGGTCTGTTTCGTCCCGCGACGGGGATCGAACGCGGGGGCGCTGATGCGCTACTTCGGGAGGGTCGCGGACGAGGACCGCTACACGTACAGGGGGATCGAGTGTCGTCAGCGGAGTACGCCCGAGTACGTCGCCGACGCCCAGCGGGAGCTGGTCCGGGTCCTCGACGAACACCGCGACCCGGCCGCGGTCTGCGACCGCGCGGGACGCTACGTGAGGGAACTCGAGCGCGGGGCGGTACCGGTCGAGGAACTGGTGATCCGGAAGCGGGTCTCGAAGCGGCCCGAAGAGTACACCCGCGAGACTCGGACGGTGAGCGCGCTCCGTCGGTACGACCGCCACGGGATGGCGCGAGCGCCCGGCCAGTCGGTGGCGTTCGTCGTCGTCGACGACGGGGCGAGCGCGCGAGAGCGCGTGCGCCTCCCGTTCGAGGCGGCGGGATACGATCCCGCGTTCTACCGGCGAGAACTCCTCCGGGCGACCGAGAGCGTCGTCTCGCCGCTCGGCTGGCGTCTGGACGATATCGAGCACCACCTCCGGGGCGAGCGGGACGCCTCGCTCCTCTCGTACTGA
- a CDS encoding DUF7573 domain-containing protein produces the protein MEESTLDAFAEASGVEDSSSRDEESSNGTGDEDPPSVRVTYRFSTEPRECVRCGESGREHWAGDGGFVCPACVEW, from the coding sequence ATGGAGGAGTCGACGCTCGACGCGTTCGCGGAGGCGTCGGGGGTCGAGGATTCCTCGTCGCGCGACGAGGAATCCTCGAACGGGACGGGGGACGAGGACCCGCCCTCGGTGCGCGTCACCTACCGGTTCTCGACGGAGCCTCGCGAGTGCGTCCGGTGTGGCGAGTCGGGGCGCGAACACTGGGCGGGCGACGGGGGGTTCGTCTGTCCAGCCTGCGTGGAGTGGTAG
- a CDS encoding DUF58 domain-containing protein: protein MKVTRRGWTVALVAVAGFAMASLFGARSLNALVAPALIALAFAALSVSRIDRPGVERPSPEPGFPGERRTIETTIESDSAALVTVEEEFAEGLSPKRTRFETTLDAGALETEVELRSRGAYRLGPLTLTVTDPFGLVSRSFGYTTATEVVIYPRIHDLEGPGRYDLSVFPEAERAERRQEFDRLRMYERGDSLRDVHWKTSAKRPSDEFVVKQFVDETDPGGIHVVAEGVQNPDGVASAAASVVDYLLSAGTSASLAVGDGSVEEGLGARHRRAVLDILARTEARSVPPAVREGADVLVRAESDGIVVSVEGASTGFDRLAGETDGRAIADGGVR from the coding sequence ATGAAGGTCACGCGACGCGGCTGGACCGTCGCGCTCGTCGCCGTCGCCGGCTTCGCGATGGCGTCGCTGTTCGGCGCGCGCTCGCTGAACGCGCTGGTCGCCCCCGCGCTGATCGCGCTCGCGTTCGCCGCACTCTCGGTCTCCCGGATCGACCGGCCCGGCGTCGAGCGACCCTCGCCCGAACCGGGATTCCCCGGCGAGCGTCGCACGATCGAGACGACGATCGAGAGCGACTCGGCCGCGCTTGTCACCGTCGAGGAGGAGTTCGCCGAGGGGCTCTCGCCGAAACGGACCCGCTTCGAGACGACGCTCGACGCCGGGGCGCTCGAGACCGAGGTCGAACTCCGTTCCCGGGGAGCGTACCGCCTCGGACCGCTCACGCTCACCGTCACCGACCCGTTCGGCCTCGTCTCCCGGTCGTTCGGCTACACCACCGCGACGGAGGTAGTGATCTACCCGAGGATCCACGACCTGGAGGGCCCCGGCCGGTACGACCTGAGCGTCTTCCCCGAGGCCGAACGGGCCGAGCGCCGCCAGGAGTTCGATCGCCTCCGGATGTACGAACGCGGCGACTCGCTGCGCGACGTCCACTGGAAGACGAGCGCGAAGCGGCCGTCCGACGAGTTCGTCGTCAAGCAGTTCGTCGACGAGACCGATCCGGGCGGGATCCACGTCGTCGCCGAGGGAGTACAGAACCCCGACGGGGTCGCGAGCGCGGCGGCGAGCGTCGTCGACTACCTGCTCTCGGCGGGGACGAGTGCGAGCCTCGCCGTCGGTGACGGCTCGGTCGAGGAGGGCCTCGGTGCCCGACACCGACGTGCGGTCCTCGACATCCTCGCACGGACCGAGGCACGGTCGGTCCCGCCGGCCGTGAGGGAGGGAGCCGACGTGCTCGTGCGCGCGGAGTCGGACGGGATCGTCGTCTCAGTGGAGGGCGCGTCGACCGGCTTCGACCGGCTCGCGGGCGAGACGGACGGGAGGGCGATCGCCGACGGGGGAGTGCGATGA